TCGCGCTCGCGATCCTGTGGGTTATTCTGGTGGTCGTCGGCTTCATCGTGATCGGGCCGCGCTACAGCCATCTCCTGCGGCTCATCCGGGAGCCGCTGATGATCGCGTTCTCGACGGCGAGCTCGGAGGCGGCCTATCCGAAGACGCTGGAGGGGCTGACGAAGTTTGGCGCCTCGTCGCGGATCTCGAGCTTCGTGCTGCCGCTCGGCTACTCCTTCAACCTCGACGGCACGATGATGTATTGCACCTTCGCCAGCATCTTCATCGCGCAGACCTATCACATCGAGATGTCGCTCGCGACGCAGCTCGCGATGCTCGCGACCCTGATGATCACCTCCAAGGGCGTCGCCGGCGTGCCGCGCGCCTCTCTCGTCGTGATCGCCTCGACGCTGTCGCAGTTCGGCATCCCCGAGGCGGGCCTGCTGATGATTATGGGCATCGACACCTTCCTCGACATGGGACGCAGCGCCACCAACGTGATCGGCAACTCGCTCGCGACCGCCGTGGTTGCGAAGTGGGAGGGCGAGCTTGGGCCCGAGCACGAACTCGGACCCGGCGAAGCGCCGACGCCGGACATGGTGCCGGGCGAGATGCCCGCGATGGCCGGCCATTGACGGAGGTGCATCATGCGCCTTTCTGCGGCGATATCGGGCGGCCTGTTGCTGGCAGCGTGTCTGCTGGCAACCGGCGCTTCCGCTCAGACCGCCAGCGAAGGGCTTAGCCCGACGCTATCGGCCATCAAGAGCAGGCACAATGTGCGGCTCGGCTACCGCGAGAGCTCGCCGCCGTTCTCCTTCCTCGACCAGTCGGGGCGCCCTATCGGCTACAGCCTCGAGCTCTGCGAGGCCATCGTCGAGGAGATCGGCATCGAGGTCGACGATCCCAATCTGAAGATCGACTACGTCAAGGTCACCTCGGACGACCGCATCGACGCCGTGCTCCAGAACAAGATCGATCTCGAATGCGGCTCGACCACGGCCAATGCCGAGCGCGGCAAGCGCGTCGCGTTCTCGCCGCTGATGTTCGTCGCCGGTACCAAGCTGATGGTGCCGAAGGCCTCGAACGTCAGGGCGGTCACCGATCTCAAGGGCAAGACCGTGGTGGTGACAAAGGGCACCACCAACGAGCAGGCGATGCATGCGGCCGACAAGAAGTTCTCGCTCGGCTTGAACATCGTGACGTCTCCGGACCACGAGCAGTCGTACCAGATGCTCGCCGACGGCAAGGCTGACGCGTTCGCGACCGACGACATCCTGCTCTCCGGCCTGATCGCGCGCCACAAGTCGCAGGACAAGTTCCGCGTCACCGGCGATTACCTGTCCTACGATCCCTACGGCATCATGTTCCGCAAGGGCGAGCCGCAGCTGACGGCCGTGGTCGACCGCACCTTCCGCAAGCTCGGCTCCAATCAGGATCTCATCCCACTCTACAACAAATGGTTCATCGCACGGCTTCCGACTGGTGAACGCCTGAACGTGCCGATCTCCCTGCAGTTGGAGGAAGCGTTCAAGTCGATGGACGATTCCGCGAGCGCGAATAATTAGCGGCGGTCGCCTCTTTCCCCGTCATCCTGAGGTGCGCGCTCGGCGGTGCAAGCGCACCGCCGAGCAAGCCTCGAAGGATGAACGGCCGAGCTGCCAGGCGGGCCGTCGTCCTTCGAGGGCCGCTGAAGAAGCGGCCACCTCAGGATGACGGCGATAGGTCATCGCTCGTGGCGAACTTCGTCGAACACCCGATCCAGCGCGGCGTCATACGTTGTCTGCACCAGCTCCGGATGCAGTTTCGCCAGCGCCTCCATCATCACGCCGGAATTGATTTCGAGCACGCGCCACGCGCCGTCCACACGCACAACGTCGATCGACGCGAAGACGATGCCGATCGCATTCGCGGCATCGATGGACAGCTGCACGCAGGCCGCACGGTCCTCGCCATCCTCCAGCAAAACCGGCTTTGCGCCGGCATCGAGATTGTGCCGCCAATCCGAGCCACGCTGCTTGCTGTAGACAACGAGGGGCATATCATCGAGCAGCACCACGCGGACCTCCTCCTCGATCGCGACATAGGGCGAGAGCACGAGCCCTGTGCTCATCGAAAAGACCTCGCCAACCGCATGGTCGAGTTGCGCCTCCGTGGTCACCCTGAACACAGATCGCCCCGATGTCCCCTCGTTCGGCTTCACAACCAGGCCTTGCGGATGGTCGTGAAGCAGCACGCGCATCGCCTCTCGCCAGGCGGCGCCAACGACATTCGCGCCAAGCTTCGGGTTGAGGAAGAGGTGATGGGCAATGCAGGGCACGTCCGACATCGCCAGTGCCTCGGCGGTCGCCGATTTATCGTTGGCGAGGCGGTGGGCGATGGCGCTGTTGAGACCGATGTCGTAGCCGAAGGCGAAGCGGCGCCTCTCGCCCCGGTGCATCGCGATCAGCCAACCGCCGGGGCGGACATCGACCGTGATGCCATGGTCCGCGCAATAGCGCCTGATCGCCTGGACGAAGATCCGCTCGCCGCCTGCCATGTGATTGCCGTCGTTCCTGTCGCCAAAAGCCGCAAAAATGCGGGAAATCGCGCCAAACCGGGGTGAAGATCAGAACTATTCTTAATGAAATTCTCGCGAGCGCGGCGGAAATTAAGTGCTGCTATCGAGGCCTCAAGGGAAAAGAAATTGCCCGCCGCGCGCGCCCGGCAGTAAATTCATTAATGATGCGCCCAATTCCGTCCGAATGCAGGTTTGCTCCGCGTCAATTGCATCCGAAACGAGGTTGATTATTGGCCTCAATGGCGTAGATCACACACGCGAAATCCTCCGCCATGGCAAATGGTGTCCGCCCCACCGTCAGGGGCCGGGTAACGCTTTTGCCCGAAAACCGCAAATATTCGGAATATCGAAAATCATGAGCGCGTTTTACCGAGAGAAGGTTCTTTCCGTCCACCACTGGACCGACACGCTGTTCAGCTTCCGCGCCACGCGCGACACCGGCTTCCGCTTCCAGAACGGCCAGTTCGCCATGATCGGCCTCGAGGTCGACGGCCGTCCCCTGCTGCGCGCCTACAGCATGGCGAGCGCCAATCACGAGGAACAGCTCGAGTTCTTCTCGATCAAGGTTCAGGACGGTCCGCTGACCTCGCGCCTCCAGAAGATCAAGGAAGGCGACATCATCCTGGTCGGCCGCAAGGCGACCGGCACGCTGATCACCGACAATCTCATCCCCGGCAAGCGGCTGATGCTGCTCTCGACCGGCACCGGTCTTGCGCCGTTCGCGAGCCTGATCAAGGACCCCGAGGTCTACGACCAGTTCGAGTCGATCGTGCTGGTGCATGGCTGCCGCCAAGTCTCCGAGCTCGCCTATGGCGAGAAGCTCGTCGCGAACCTGCGCGAGGACGAGCTGTTCGGAGAGCTGCTCGCGGACAAGCTCATCTACTATCCGACCGTGACCCGCGAGCCGTTCAAGAACCGCGGCCGCATCACCGACCTCATCAGCTCCGAGCAGATCTTCAACGACATCGGTCAGGGCCCGCTCGACATTGCCACCGACCGCATCATGATGTGCGGCAGCCCGGCGATGCTCGAAGAGCTGAAGCTGATGTTCGAAGGCCGTGACTTCGTCGAGGGCAGCGGCAACAAGCCCGGCCATTTCGTGATCGAGAAGGCGTTCGTCGAGCGGTAAGCGCCGCTCGCCGCCACCAATTCAGCTGTCGTCCTGGACAAGCGCGCGCAGATCCGGGACCCATAGCCACAGTCCGTGGTTACGCGACGACTCGGAGTGACAGCTCCTCCAAGCCAGAAAATTTCGTGGTTATGGATCCCGGGTCTGCGCTTACGCTTGCCCGGGATGACAGCTAATCTCGTGGAATCCGACGTGGCGCCCCACTGGTGGGCAGCCTGTTGCGGTCTGGCCCGCCGTCCCTTCCTCCCCACCCTTCTGCTGCACCGCAAAACCCGTCTACCGGGCTGATTGATTTGCCTCGCCCGAATTCGCTAGCCTGAAACAAGCGCCGCGTCATATCCGTATGACAGGCGAGGGCGTATCGTGCCGCCTCATGCTGGCGGGAGGATGGGATCGTGGCCGACAACAACAAAACACAGGAATCGCCCAAACGCCTGCCGCTGGCGGAAGAGGGGATCATGGAAACCCTGCTGCTTCCGTTCTCGCCGCGCTTCATTGTGCTGACGATCTGCGCGGTCGTCACTGCGCTCCTCATCGGCATCGGCCTCGCGGATCGCAAGATCTTCGACATCCTGCTGATCCCGATCCTGATCTTCGGCGCGCTGACGCTGCTCGGCGTCCGCGATCTCCTCCAGAAGAGCCACGCGGTGCTGCGCAACTATCCGATCTCGGCGCATATCCGCTTCCTGCTCGAAGAGATCCGCCCCGAGATGCGGCAATATTTCTTCGAGAGCGAGAAGGACGGCATGCCGTTTTCGCGCGACACCCGCTCGTTGGTCTATCAGCGCGCCAAGATGGAGCTCGACAAGCGCCCGTTCGGCACCCAGGAGGATGTCTATCGCGAAGGCTACGAGTGGATGCATCACTCGGTCTCGCCGAAGGCGCATGCCACGGAAAAATTCCGTGTCGTCATCGGTGGGCCGGATTGCGCAAAACCCTATTCGGCCTCCGTGTTCAACATCTCCGCGATGAGCTTTGGCGCGCTCAGCCCCAACGCCGTGCGGGCGCTCAATGCCGGCGCGAAGAAGGGCGGGTTCGCCCACGACACCGGCGAGGGCGGCGTCAGCCCCTATCACCGCGAGATGGGCGGCGACATCATCTGGGAGATCGGTTCTGGCTATTTCGGCTGCCGTCATCTCGACGGCACCTTCGATCCGGAGGCGTTTGCACGCGTCGCCGGCGAAGAGCAGATCAAGATGGTCGAGCTCAAGGTCAGCCAGGGCGCCAAGCCGGGCCATGGCGGCGTGCTGCCGGCCGCAAAGGTCTCGGAAGAGATTTCCAAGATCCGCGGCGTCTCGATGGGCGAGGATTGCATCTCGCCGGCATCGCACCGCGCCTTCTCGACGCCAACAGGCATGATGCAGTTCATCGCCGAGATGCGCCGCCTGTCCGGCGGCAAGCCCGCCGGTTTCAAGCTGTGCATCGGCCATCCCTGGGAATTCCTGGCGATCTGCAAGGCCATGCTGGAGACCGGCATCTATCCCGATTTCATCGTCGTCGACGGCAATGAGGGCGGCACCGGGGCCGCGCCCCTGGAATTCATGGACCATCTGGGCGTGCCGATGCGCGAGGGCGTCAACTTCGTCCACAACGCGCTGGTCGGCATCAACGCGCGCGATCGCATCAAGATCGGCGCCTCCGGCAAGATCGCCACCGCTTTCGACATGGCGCGGGCGATGGCGATCGGCGCCGACTATTGCAACTCGGCGCGCGGCTTCATGTTCTCGCTCGGCTGCATCCAGTCGCTGAGCTGCCACACCGACCGTTGCCCGACCGGCGTCGCGACGCAGGACC
This genomic stretch from Bradyrhizobium sp. CCGB12 harbors:
- a CDS encoding amino acid ABC transporter substrate-binding protein — encoded protein: MRLSAAISGGLLLAACLLATGASAQTASEGLSPTLSAIKSRHNVRLGYRESSPPFSFLDQSGRPIGYSLELCEAIVEEIGIEVDDPNLKIDYVKVTSDDRIDAVLQNKIDLECGSTTANAERGKRVAFSPLMFVAGTKLMVPKASNVRAVTDLKGKTVVVTKGTTNEQAMHAADKKFSLGLNIVTSPDHEQSYQMLADGKADAFATDDILLSGLIARHKSQDKFRVTGDYLSYDPYGIMFRKGEPQLTAVVDRTFRKLGSNQDLIPLYNKWFIARLPTGERLNVPISLQLEEAFKSMDDSASANN
- a CDS encoding RimK family alpha-L-glutamate ligase, with amino-acid sequence MAGGERIFVQAIRRYCADHGITVDVRPGGWLIAMHRGERRRFAFGYDIGLNSAIAHRLANDKSATAEALAMSDVPCIAHHLFLNPKLGANVVGAAWREAMRVLLHDHPQGLVVKPNEGTSGRSVFRVTTEAQLDHAVGEVFSMSTGLVLSPYVAIEEEVRVVLLDDMPLVVYSKQRGSDWRHNLDAGAKPVLLEDGEDRAACVQLSIDAANAIGIVFASIDVVRVDGAWRVLEINSGVMMEALAKLHPELVQTTYDAALDRVFDEVRHER
- a CDS encoding ferredoxin--NADP reductase — protein: MSAFYREKVLSVHHWTDTLFSFRATRDTGFRFQNGQFAMIGLEVDGRPLLRAYSMASANHEEQLEFFSIKVQDGPLTSRLQKIKEGDIILVGRKATGTLITDNLIPGKRLMLLSTGTGLAPFASLIKDPEVYDQFESIVLVHGCRQVSELAYGEKLVANLREDELFGELLADKLIYYPTVTREPFKNRGRITDLISSEQIFNDIGQGPLDIATDRIMMCGSPAMLEELKLMFEGRDFVEGSGNKPGHFVIEKAFVER
- a CDS encoding FMN-binding glutamate synthase family protein; amino-acid sequence: MADNNKTQESPKRLPLAEEGIMETLLLPFSPRFIVLTICAVVTALLIGIGLADRKIFDILLIPILIFGALTLLGVRDLLQKSHAVLRNYPISAHIRFLLEEIRPEMRQYFFESEKDGMPFSRDTRSLVYQRAKMELDKRPFGTQEDVYREGYEWMHHSVSPKAHATEKFRVVIGGPDCAKPYSASVFNISAMSFGALSPNAVRALNAGAKKGGFAHDTGEGGVSPYHREMGGDIIWEIGSGYFGCRHLDGTFDPEAFARVAGEEQIKMVELKVSQGAKPGHGGVLPAAKVSEEISKIRGVSMGEDCISPASHRAFSTPTGMMQFIAEMRRLSGGKPAGFKLCIGHPWEFLAICKAMLETGIYPDFIVVDGNEGGTGAAPLEFMDHLGVPMREGVNFVHNALVGINARDRIKIGASGKIATAFDMARAMAIGADYCNSARGFMFSLGCIQSLSCHTDRCPTGVATQDPTRARALYVPLKIDRVHNYHHATLHSLTELIAAAGLEHPQQLRPIHFTQRTSTTDVRSFAQLYPALRPGELLEGTEDPRFRDAWRMARAETFQPAL